The genomic DNA ATTTTTTGATGTTAGATATGATTTCATCTAATTCCGATTTTGCTTGTATATAATCCCTGTGTTTCCATTCTTTTTCATAATCAATACAATGATTGCAAGTGCCTTCAGAATTAAAGGAAATTCCTGGAAGCTTTTCTGGTAAAATGCATTTATTACATCGTTTTGTTTCCATGCTAATAATCCTTTTTGGAATATTATTATTGATACTTTTATCAATAATAAATAAATTTAAGATGTATCTCTAACATTTTTAGCCTTAGATATAAATAAAATTTATTGATAGCTTTATCAATAAATACTTTTTTAATTTTCAATTAATGCTTGAATTTTTGTTAAAAGCTCAAGCTCTTTGAAATAAACCCCTAAAAGACTAAACCTTGCTTCAGAATAATAAAGGTTAAATTCTGACAATCTTGTTTGGGTTATGGTTCCAGCTCTATAAAATTCCCTTCCATCATTGTAATTTTCTTTTGCAAGAACTACTGTTTCTTCTTGGATTTTAATTCTTTTTTCTAAGCTTTGGGCTTGGATTTTGAGGTTTTCAAGGAGGCCTTCATATTCTTTTCTTTTCTTTATAAGGCTGTCATTTGCTTTTTTCTTTTGGGAAATAGCTACAGCTTTTTTTGCTCCTATAAGTCCACCATTATAAATATCCCATGTAAGCTGAGCGCCTATAGCCCATGATTCGCTCATGTCAGAAGTTTCGTCTCCGCTTGTTTTAATTGAACCAATAAGTCCAACTGTCGGAAACATTTCGCCTTTTGCGATTTTATATTGAAGATTAGCGCTGTTAACTTCTTTTTTTAAAGCTTGAATATCAATGAGGGTGTCGTTATTTAAGTATTCTTCAAATTTTTTAATATTTTCAGGCAAAGTAGGAGAGCGCTCAAGTTTTCCATCTGGGTTTAGAATTGGGTCTTTACCAGATCTGCCAAGGGCTAAATTGAAATTAATTAAAGCTTCTTGATATTTTGCTTCTCCATCGGTTAATGTATCTGTAGAAATATTGAGAGCTAATTGCGCTTGTCTCACATCAAGAGCTGTTCCCATTCCAACATCTCTAAGGGATTCAGCATCTTTTAATTCTTCTTTTCTTTGTTCAAATCTATCTTTCATTACTTCAACAAGGGCTTTTTGAAGTAAAACTCCATAATAGCTTAGCTTAACTAACGCCTTTATTTCTTTTTTGCTTGAACGAACAAGAATATCTGCTTGTTCATAAAGATTTTTTTTAAGCTGAATACTTCTCCATATTCTGCCTCCAGCAAATACTACTTGGCTTAAACTGGCTGACGCCCATATTTCTTTGTCAGGGGCTTCAAACAATGAAAAAAATTCAGGCGGGAGCATACTTGCATATGTGGGATTTATTTTTTTTAGAGGATTTTCTTTATTTGTATCAAGCACAAGATATCCACCTTCTGCTTTAAGTTGAGGTTTTATAATAGATATCTGTTTATCAGCTTCACCCTTAATGGAATCAGATTGAGATATTACTATTTTCATAGCTTCTGAATTTTTAATAGCCATGTCAATGGCTTCATCAAGGGAAACTGAAAAAGAAGCTACAGGAATTAAAACTAAAAATAAAAGAATACTACCTAAAATTTTAATTTTTTTCATTTTTGCCCACCTTTACTTTTTTTTAAAATTTTTGATTTTAATAAGTTGACGCATACTTAAAAATTTTGGGAAATTAAATATTGTTGCTTTACTTGATAAATAATCTTTAGATTTTGCCGTAATTTCATACAGAACTGGGACTATAAGAATAGTCATCATTGTAGCTGCAGCTGAACCTGTAACAAATGCTGTAGCCATAGGTGACCA from Desulfobacterales bacterium includes the following:
- a CDS encoding TolC family protein, which produces MKKIKILGSILLFLVLIPVASFSVSLDEAIDMAIKNSEAMKIVISQSDSIKGEADKQISIIKPQLKAEGGYLVLDTNKENPLKKINPTYASMLPPEFFSLFEAPDKEIWASASLSQVVFAGGRIWRSIQLKKNLYEQADILVRSSKKEIKALVKLSYYGVLLQKALVEVMKDRFEQRKEELKDAESLRDVGMGTALDVRQAQLALNISTDTLTDGEAKYQEALINFNLALGRSGKDPILNPDGKLERSPTLPENIKKFEEYLNNDTLIDIQALKKEVNSANLQYKIAKGEMFPTVGLIGSIKTSGDETSDMSESWAIGAQLTWDIYNGGLIGAKKAVAISQKKKANDSLIKKRKEYEGLLENLKIQAQSLEKRIKIQEETVVLAKENYNDGREFYRAGTITQTRLSEFNLYYSEARFSLLGVYFKELELLTKIQALIEN